In a genomic window of Occallatibacter riparius:
- a CDS encoding B-box zinc finger protein: MDCVNHSGVTASAFCQNCGKALCSNCVRHGSGGQVLCEPCNMAWQSVPNPFAAPPSMGAPNPAAAAVLGLIPGVGAMYNGQFFKGFIHVVIFAVLISITDHYPIFGLFIAAWVLYQSFEAYHTARARRDGEPLPDPLGLNEVGNWLNLGGKQYPPAGGVPPVNPMPGAAGPAGAPGTPGGPGSTYQPPYGQTPYTPPSQAGWQPPFTGAQAPYEPYAPPIPPMPPVPPVYWKRKEPIGAIVLIGLGLLFLLGQLDIFNGRLWEFTWPLMLIALGVWLMIRRMGHGQVPGQPPNDVNNQNGSGGAQ, from the coding sequence ATGGACTGCGTAAATCATAGCGGTGTTACCGCCTCAGCCTTCTGCCAGAACTGCGGCAAGGCTCTTTGCTCCAATTGCGTGCGCCACGGCAGCGGGGGTCAGGTCCTCTGCGAGCCCTGCAACATGGCGTGGCAGTCAGTGCCGAATCCATTTGCTGCACCGCCTTCCATGGGTGCTCCGAATCCGGCTGCGGCGGCCGTACTGGGTTTGATCCCCGGCGTCGGCGCCATGTACAACGGCCAGTTCTTCAAGGGATTCATTCACGTGGTGATCTTCGCGGTGCTGATCAGCATCACCGATCATTACCCGATCTTCGGGCTGTTCATCGCCGCCTGGGTTCTATACCAGTCGTTCGAGGCGTATCACACCGCCAGAGCGCGTCGCGACGGCGAGCCGCTGCCTGATCCACTGGGTTTGAACGAAGTCGGCAACTGGCTCAATCTTGGCGGAAAACAGTATCCACCGGCTGGCGGCGTTCCGCCCGTGAACCCGATGCCGGGCGCGGCCGGGCCCGCTGGAGCGCCGGGAACACCGGGCGGCCCGGGCAGCACCTATCAGCCTCCGTACGGGCAAACGCCGTACACACCCCCCAGCCAGGCAGGATGGCAGCCTCCGTTTACCGGAGCGCAGGCGCCCTACGAACCTTATGCGCCGCCGATTCCGCCCATGCCCCCGGTGCCGCCGGTCTACTGGAAGCGCAAGGAACCTATTGGAGCCATTGTGCTGATCGGCCTCGGCTTGCTGTTCCTCCTCGGCCAGCTCGACATCTTCAACGGCCGGCTGTGGGAGTTCACCTGGCCGCTGATGCTGATTGCATTGGGTGTGTGGCTGATGATCCGCCGCATGGGTCATGGACAAGTTCCTGGCCAGCCTCCGAATGATGTGAATAACCAGAACGGCTCCGGAGGTGCACAATGA
- a CDS encoding nuclear transport factor 2 family protein, whose product MSLVLLSLGSAAAQARSGMPRAERHESRHEIDQLEESWKDAILKHNVQAMDQLLAEDYIAITSNGTLQSKEQTLANLKAGTLHFSTIDFSDRKVRFYGQTALVTSMAEVNGNTGEGDLSGSYRFTRVYVRDPKGEWKIVSFEASRIREPGERK is encoded by the coding sequence GTGTCCCTCGTCCTGTTGAGCCTCGGATCCGCGGCAGCGCAGGCACGATCAGGCATGCCACGCGCTGAGCGCCACGAGAGCCGACATGAGATCGATCAGCTTGAGGAAAGCTGGAAAGACGCCATTCTGAAACACAACGTCCAAGCCATGGATCAGCTTCTGGCCGAAGACTACATAGCGATTACATCCAACGGAACGCTCCAATCGAAGGAGCAGACTTTGGCGAACCTCAAGGCGGGCACCCTCCACTTCAGCACCATTGACTTCTCCGACCGCAAGGTGCGGTTCTACGGGCAGACGGCGCTGGTGACCTCAATGGCCGAGGTCAACGGCAATACGGGCGAAGGCGATCTCTCCGGCAGTTACCGGTTCACTCGGGTGTACGTGCGTGACCCCAAGGGCGAATGGAAGATCGTGAGTTTTGAGGCCAGCCGGATCCGCGAACCGGGAGAACGCAAGTAG
- the glgC gene encoding glucose-1-phosphate adenylyltransferase has protein sequence MRDTLGVLLAGGAGERLFPLTRDRAKPAVPFGGHYRIIDITLSNCINSGLRRVFILTQYKALSLNRHVREGWTGVVAQELGEFFELLPPMQRTGANWYMGTADAVYQNLYSIGSEQPKYMIILSGDQIYKMNYARMLEYHQESKADVTLATLPIAPEEVSRFGVVEVAQTGEIIGFQEKPATTTVRSPFAPDSVDASMGIYIFNTEVLLKALISDAEDPDSKHDFGHNILPNMLGKKKMMAYSFVDENKQTARYWRDVGTLDSYYEANLDLCSVSPTFNLYDRSWPIRTRVRQYPPAKFVFREPGRTGMAIDSIITAGVIISGASVSNSVLSQDVRVNSYTEVDSSVIFSHVNIGRHCRIRRAIIDRDVHIPEGTVIGYDPLEDKRRYFVTPSGLTIVTRDASLFENPVDPEFLKRY, from the coding sequence ATGAGAGACACGCTTGGAGTGTTGCTCGCGGGCGGCGCCGGCGAGCGGTTGTTCCCGCTCACGCGCGACCGCGCCAAACCGGCCGTCCCTTTCGGCGGGCACTATCGCATCATCGACATCACGCTTTCCAACTGCATCAACTCGGGCCTGCGCAGGGTCTTCATCCTCACCCAGTACAAAGCGCTCTCGTTGAACCGGCATGTCCGCGAAGGCTGGACCGGGGTCGTCGCCCAGGAGCTCGGGGAATTCTTCGAGCTGCTGCCGCCCATGCAGCGCACTGGCGCCAACTGGTACATGGGCACTGCCGATGCCGTCTATCAGAATCTCTACTCCATCGGCTCCGAGCAGCCGAAGTACATGATCATCCTGTCGGGCGACCAGATCTACAAGATGAACTACGCCCGCATGCTCGAGTACCACCAGGAGAGCAAGGCCGACGTCACGCTCGCCACCCTGCCCATCGCCCCTGAAGAGGTGTCGCGTTTCGGCGTGGTGGAGGTAGCACAGACCGGCGAGATCATCGGATTCCAGGAAAAGCCGGCCACGACGACCGTCCGCTCACCCTTCGCTCCCGACTCGGTGGACGCCTCGATGGGCATCTACATCTTCAACACCGAGGTGCTGCTCAAGGCGCTCATCTCCGACGCTGAGGACCCCGACTCCAAACACGACTTTGGCCACAACATTTTGCCCAACATGCTGGGCAAGAAAAAGATGATGGCCTACAGCTTCGTGGACGAGAACAAGCAGACCGCGCGCTACTGGCGCGACGTGGGGACGCTGGACTCCTACTACGAGGCCAACCTCGACCTTTGCTCGGTGTCGCCGACGTTCAACCTCTACGATCGCAGCTGGCCTATCCGCACGCGCGTCCGCCAGTATCCGCCGGCGAAGTTTGTCTTCCGCGAGCCCGGCCGTACCGGCATGGCCATCGATTCGATCATCACCGCCGGCGTCATCATCTCCGGTGCGTCGGTGTCGAACTCGGTGCTGTCGCAGGACGTCAGGGTGAACTCCTACACCGAAGTCGACTCGAGCGTGATCTTCTCGCACGTCAACATCGGCCGCCATTGCCGGATCCGCCGCGCCATCATCGACCGCGACGTGCACATTCCGGAAGGAACGGTGATCGGGTACGATCCGCTCGAAGACAAGCGACGCTACTTCGTCACCCCGTCCGGCCTCACGATTGTGACCAGGGACGCCAGCTTGTTCGAGAACCCGGTGGATCCGGAGTTCCTGAAGCGGTATTAG
- the msrB gene encoding peptide-methionine (R)-S-oxide reductase MsrB: protein MQHLGITADAPISAESGSLSRRLFIFGGAAAASGLAFFSLRRGTVAPAEPLRADEGPREVTIALIGADGSKKGTQTLPRLIRTDTEWRRLLSRDAYWVMRHADTERPFTGALLHEERRGIFRCAGCDLPLFSSRAKFDSGTGWPSFWEAIAPENIVETPDGSEMVVRTAVSCRLCDGHLGHVFDDGPKPTGLRFCMNSVALRFLPS, encoded by the coding sequence ATGCAGCATCTCGGCATCACTGCTGACGCTCCTATATCGGCAGAATCAGGTTCTCTCAGTCGTCGCCTGTTCATCTTCGGCGGAGCGGCGGCGGCGAGCGGGCTCGCTTTCTTTAGTCTGCGGCGGGGAACTGTGGCGCCGGCTGAGCCCCTACGAGCCGATGAAGGGCCGCGCGAGGTGACGATCGCCCTGATCGGAGCGGACGGATCGAAAAAGGGAACCCAGACGCTCCCGCGCCTCATCCGCACAGATACCGAATGGCGGCGTCTGCTCTCGCGCGACGCCTACTGGGTGATGCGCCATGCCGACACGGAGCGGCCGTTCACAGGCGCGTTGCTCCACGAGGAGCGGCGGGGAATCTTCCGGTGTGCGGGATGCGACCTGCCTCTGTTCTCGTCGCGAGCCAAGTTCGACTCGGGCACCGGCTGGCCGAGTTTCTGGGAGGCGATTGCCCCAGAGAACATTGTGGAGACACCGGACGGCAGCGAGATGGTGGTCCGGACGGCAGTATCGTGCCGGTTGTGCGACGGGCATCTGGGCCATGTGTTCGACGATGGCCCGAAACCGACAGGGCTGCGGTTCTGCATGAACTCGGTCGCCCTCCGGTTCCTGCCCTCGTGA
- a CDS encoding nitroreductase family protein: MSKTAEEVEQIKRADVPRVLPVILHRWSPRSFADRDVSPEDLRTLFEAARWAASSSNEQPWRYIVGRRGTETYDKIFQSLGEWNQAWAGAAPVLVLGTAKKTFAKNGAVNEYAMHDLGAADATLCYQATALGLHSHQMAGFDHDVARKLFDIPDDYHLGSVNAIGYLGEPDAIKVEYQRNLETVPRTRKDLGEIAFSEWEKPLEFA; the protein is encoded by the coding sequence ATGTCCAAGACCGCCGAAGAAGTTGAGCAGATCAAGCGCGCCGACGTGCCGCGCGTGCTTCCCGTGATCCTGCACCGTTGGAGCCCGCGCTCCTTTGCCGACCGAGACGTGAGCCCCGAGGACTTGCGCACGCTGTTCGAAGCGGCGCGCTGGGCGGCCTCATCGAGCAACGAGCAGCCCTGGCGCTACATCGTGGGCCGCCGCGGAACCGAGACGTACGACAAGATATTCCAGTCGCTGGGCGAGTGGAACCAGGCCTGGGCCGGAGCTGCCCCGGTGCTCGTGCTGGGCACAGCGAAGAAGACCTTCGCGAAGAACGGCGCCGTGAATGAATATGCGATGCACGACCTGGGCGCTGCCGACGCAACTCTCTGCTACCAGGCCACCGCGCTCGGCTTGCACTCGCACCAGATGGCGGGATTCGATCACGATGTGGCACGCAAGCTCTTCGATATCCCGGACGACTACCACCTGGGATCAGTAAACGCCATCGGCTACCTCGGAGAGCCCGACGCAATCAAAGTTGAATATCAGCGCAACCTGGAGACGGTGCCACGCACGCGCAAGGATCTGGGTGAGATTGCGTTTTCAGAGTGGGAGAAGCCTCTGGAGTTCGCCTGA
- the msrA gene encoding peptide-methionine (S)-S-oxide reductase MsrA, translating into MLYRVLTAATILIVVLLIGRAYVQARPAATSPLPTATTDEPRAQASTRETAVFAGGCFWGVQGVFERVKGVVDTTAGYAGGTQETATYDQVSSETTGHAESVKVVYDPSQITYGELLRVFFSVAHDPTQLNRQGPDVGTSYRSAIFYTNDEQKRISEAYIAQLNQAKVFKSKIVTVVTPLKGFYDGEDYHQDYALNHPENPYILVCDKPKIGALKEQFPELYREYRGK; encoded by the coding sequence ATGTTGTATCGAGTTTTGACCGCAGCCACGATTCTCATTGTCGTCCTGCTGATTGGCCGTGCTTATGTGCAGGCGCGTCCGGCGGCCACGTCGCCGCTCCCCACTGCCACCACCGACGAGCCGCGCGCCCAGGCATCCACGCGCGAGACCGCTGTCTTTGCGGGAGGCTGCTTCTGGGGCGTGCAGGGGGTGTTCGAGCGAGTCAAGGGAGTTGTCGACACGACGGCTGGCTACGCTGGCGGCACGCAGGAAACCGCGACTTACGACCAGGTGAGCTCCGAGACCACGGGCCACGCCGAGAGCGTGAAGGTGGTCTATGACCCATCGCAGATCACCTACGGCGAATTGCTGCGTGTCTTCTTCAGCGTGGCGCACGACCCGACGCAGCTCAACCGGCAGGGGCCGGATGTGGGGACGTCCTATCGCTCGGCGATCTTCTATACAAACGACGAACAGAAGCGCATCAGCGAGGCGTATATCGCGCAGCTCAATCAGGCGAAGGTCTTCAAGAGCAAGATCGTCACGGTCGTCACGCCGCTCAAGGGCTTCTACGACGGCGAGGATTACCACCAGGACTACGCGCTTAACCATCCCGAGAACCCGTACATCCTGGTCTGCGACAAGCCCAAAATTGGCGCGCTGAAGGAGCAGTTTCCGGAGCTCTATAGGGAGTACAGGGGGAAGTAA
- a CDS encoding RNA polymerase sigma factor — MPLENTIPQPIANQVSAARPGSISYADMDSDAFAGFYERSARPLWAYLARVSGDPALADDLLQESYIRFLAADAPRIDVDGEVAARRYLFRIATNLLRDHWRRPKSTAIEDVSEDHFVAPDTSDAADSRALLGPALLQLKPRERQLLWLAYAEGYSHREIAAIMGLASASVRLLLFRARRKAAHLIQPGVEVVAGGAE; from the coding sequence ATGCCGCTGGAAAACACCATCCCGCAGCCGATCGCAAACCAGGTCTCCGCCGCGAGACCTGGGTCGATCTCGTACGCGGACATGGATAGCGACGCGTTTGCCGGGTTTTACGAGCGCTCGGCGCGGCCGCTGTGGGCTTATCTGGCCCGCGTCTCCGGAGATCCGGCGCTGGCCGACGATCTGCTGCAGGAGAGCTACATCCGGTTTCTAGCGGCCGACGCCCCGCGCATCGATGTGGACGGCGAAGTGGCCGCGCGGCGGTACCTGTTCCGAATCGCGACCAATCTCCTGCGCGACCATTGGCGGCGGCCCAAGTCCACTGCGATTGAGGACGTTTCCGAAGACCACTTCGTGGCGCCGGATACTTCAGATGCGGCGGACAGCCGCGCCCTGTTGGGACCGGCGCTGCTGCAACTGAAGCCGCGCGAGCGCCAGTTGCTGTGGCTGGCGTACGCAGAGGGCTACTCGCACCGCGAGATCGCGGCGATCATGGGCCTGGCTTCCGCTAGCGTACGGCTGCTCCTTTTCCGTGCACGGAGGAAGGCGGCGCATCTGATTCAGCCAGGCGTTGAGGTAGTAGCAGGGGGTGCGGAATGA
- a CDS encoding putative quinol monooxygenase produces the protein MVTFTVRMTFHAEDRQEIADAVRKLAEASRQEPGCVTYIPHSVQGDSDTVLIYEQYRDDAAAEAHRQSDHFKKYAVGCLYQRMRERAREDLIALI, from the coding sequence ATGGTGACCTTTACGGTTCGCATGACGTTCCATGCCGAAGATCGGCAGGAGATCGCCGACGCGGTGCGCAAGCTCGCCGAGGCATCGCGCCAGGAGCCTGGCTGCGTTACCTACATTCCGCACTCTGTGCAGGGTGATTCCGACACAGTCCTGATCTATGAGCAGTATCGCGACGACGCGGCGGCCGAGGCCCACCGCCAGTCCGATCATTTCAAGAAGTACGCGGTGGGCTGTCTCTACCAGCGCATGCGCGAGCGGGCCCGCGAAGACCTCATCGCTCTCATCTGA
- a CDS encoding adenylosuccinate synthase: MRAKTAVVLGAQWGDEGKGKIVDVLSERFSAVARYAGGHNAGHTVIIGGQKFVLQLIPCGVLRKGCQGVIGNGVVLDPIAFLKEVARVKELGVEVDGALKVSNRAQVILPYHRMIELAAESAPGRQKIGTTSRGIGPAYEDKMARGGLRVVDLLRPDLLKTHIEAACAEKNNIAHALFGTDPLDPAKIYDEYSAAAEQVRPFVTDTARLLNGILREGGSVMFEGAQGTMLDIDHGTYPFVTSSSATAGGACIGTGVGPTAIGTVIAVTKAYVTRVGEGPFPTEIHEPIGEHLRARGNEYGAVTGRPRRVGWLDIPLLRYSNQVNGAEWLVITKMDVLDELAEIPICVGYQIDGKVTDEVPADVQGLERIKPVYTKLKGWQSSTEGITNFDKLPAAAREYLRFQERESGAKIGMVSTGPDRDQTMLLPEFAAALDEIHR, encoded by the coding sequence ATGCGAGCAAAGACGGCGGTAGTGCTGGGCGCCCAGTGGGGCGACGAGGGCAAGGGAAAGATCGTTGACGTGCTGAGCGAGCGCTTCAGCGCCGTGGCACGGTACGCCGGCGGCCATAACGCCGGCCACACCGTCATCATCGGCGGGCAGAAGTTCGTGCTCCAACTCATCCCCTGCGGCGTGCTGCGCAAGGGCTGCCAGGGCGTTATCGGCAACGGAGTGGTGCTCGACCCCATCGCCTTCCTCAAAGAAGTTGCCCGCGTCAAGGAACTCGGCGTCGAGGTTGATGGCGCGCTGAAGGTCTCCAACCGCGCCCAGGTCATCCTGCCCTACCACCGCATGATTGAGCTGGCGGCGGAATCGGCCCCAGGCCGCCAGAAGATCGGCACCACCAGCCGCGGCATCGGCCCCGCCTATGAGGACAAAATGGCGCGCGGCGGCCTGCGCGTCGTCGATCTGCTCCGGCCCGATCTGCTCAAGACCCACATCGAGGCCGCCTGCGCGGAGAAGAACAACATCGCCCACGCGCTGTTCGGCACCGACCCTCTCGATCCAGCCAAAATCTACGACGAGTATTCCGCCGCGGCCGAACAGGTGCGCCCATTCGTCACGGACACGGCGCGGCTGCTGAACGGCATCCTGCGCGAGGGCGGCAGCGTGATGTTCGAAGGCGCGCAGGGCACCATGCTCGACATCGACCACGGCACCTATCCGTTCGTTACATCATCAAGCGCGACGGCTGGCGGCGCCTGCATTGGAACCGGCGTCGGACCGACGGCCATCGGCACCGTCATTGCCGTTACCAAGGCTTACGTCACGCGCGTGGGCGAGGGGCCGTTCCCAACTGAGATCCACGAGCCCATCGGCGAACACCTCCGCGCCCGCGGCAACGAGTACGGCGCGGTGACGGGCCGTCCGCGGCGCGTGGGCTGGCTCGATATCCCGCTGCTGCGCTACTCAAACCAGGTCAACGGCGCGGAGTGGCTGGTCATCACCAAGATGGACGTGCTCGACGAGTTGGCCGAGATCCCCATCTGCGTGGGCTACCAGATCGATGGCAAGGTCACGGACGAAGTCCCGGCCGATGTCCAGGGGCTGGAGCGCATCAAGCCCGTCTATACGAAGCTGAAGGGCTGGCAGTCGTCCACCGAAGGGATCACGAATTTCGACAAGCTACCCGCGGCGGCGCGCGAGTATTTGCGGTTCCAGGAGCGGGAGAGCGGCGCGAAGATCGGCATGGTCTCCACCGGCCCGGATCGCGACCAGACCATGCTCCTGCCGGAGTTCGCGGCGGCGCTCGACGAGATTCACAGGTAA
- a CDS encoding anti-sigma factor family protein produces the protein MPERTNIPTSPACGQWETLLADALDGMLRPEDEATFSNHMASCSACTALFEESRRGREWLDFLSVEPEVPAGLLDRILAQTGPGQTAELSVATGEAAVITAGVPLQKRAKSVRVPAWQKPGFMGYVRRFAEPRLMMTAAMAFFSIALTLNMTGVRITKLRFADLKPTSIRMYMQRQITVAYTPIVRYYDHLRLVYEVQSRVREMRRNNDAESQQQKSPQPSGESKQNPNHKDGGSRVDPPQQSVTPALDSVDLLETSLSLHDQSAHSGTTRGHRQSLGNPNGGSGKERRRSSVWTA, from the coding sequence ATGCCCGAGCGTACAAACATTCCGACTTCCCCCGCCTGCGGCCAATGGGAGACCCTCCTGGCGGACGCGCTCGACGGCATGCTCAGGCCGGAGGACGAGGCCACTTTCTCGAATCACATGGCCTCCTGCTCTGCGTGTACGGCTCTGTTTGAGGAATCGCGGCGGGGCCGCGAATGGCTCGATTTTTTATCCGTTGAGCCCGAGGTACCGGCTGGGCTGCTGGACAGGATCCTGGCACAGACGGGCCCCGGGCAAACCGCAGAACTCAGTGTGGCAACCGGCGAAGCGGCAGTAATCACCGCCGGAGTTCCGCTGCAGAAGCGCGCCAAGAGCGTTCGGGTCCCGGCCTGGCAGAAGCCCGGCTTCATGGGGTACGTCCGGCGCTTTGCCGAGCCCCGCCTGATGATGACGGCAGCCATGGCGTTCTTCTCGATCGCGCTGACCCTGAACATGACGGGCGTGCGCATCACCAAGCTGCGGTTTGCAGATCTGAAGCCCACCTCAATCCGTATGTATATGCAGCGGCAGATCACGGTGGCTTACACCCCGATCGTCCGCTACTACGATCACCTTCGCCTGGTGTATGAAGTTCAATCCCGCGTCCGCGAAATGCGGCGCAACAACGACGCCGAGAGCCAGCAGCAGAAATCGCCGCAGCCCTCGGGAGAATCAAAGCAGAACCCCAATCACAAGGATGGCGGATCGCGCGTTGATCCGCCCCAGCAGTCGGTTACACCGGCGCTCGATAGTGTGGATTTGCTGGAGACATCGCTATCACTTCACGATCAGTCCGCGCATTCCGGTACAACCCGGGGACATAGACAATCCCTTGGGAATCCCAACGGCGGCTCCGGGAAGGAAAGAAGAAGGAGCAGTGTATGGACTGCGTAA
- the mutM gene encoding bifunctional DNA-formamidopyrimidine glycosylase/DNA-(apurinic or apyrimidinic site) lyase, with protein sequence MPELPEVETVARGVDARVRGDKIAEAWFSSYPQTFKTSPQTQAKGLEGRTILEVHRTGKHIVCELASDAATIDAQWIVHLGMTGRLLVTTPDAPLAPHTHARLRLESGREIRFVDPRRFGRLEFRKLKKANGFEAKGAEPLSIDSAPFAQLFRGRKLAIKAALLNQTLLSGVGNIYADESLFRAGIRPRRAAGRLSRAELEKLRLALQAVLLDAIRLGGSSVSDYVDAEGVRGFFQLEHRVYQRAGEPCLVCSTPIRRIVVGGRSTHYCPQCQK encoded by the coding sequence ATGCCCGAACTTCCCGAGGTGGAAACTGTCGCCCGGGGCGTGGATGCGCGCGTGCGTGGCGACAAAATCGCCGAAGCGTGGTTCAGTTCCTATCCCCAGACATTCAAAACATCACCACAGACACAGGCCAAAGGTCTGGAGGGCCGCACGATTCTAGAGGTTCATCGTACCGGCAAACACATCGTTTGTGAGCTTGCCTCTGATGCGGCGACAATAGACGCGCAATGGATTGTGCACCTTGGAATGACCGGCAGGCTGCTGGTTACCACTCCCGACGCCCCCTTGGCACCGCACACGCATGCCCGATTGCGCCTCGAGAGTGGGCGCGAGATCAGGTTCGTCGATCCCCGCCGGTTCGGGCGGCTGGAATTTCGCAAGCTCAAGAAGGCGAACGGCTTCGAAGCAAAGGGAGCGGAGCCGCTCAGCATCGACAGCGCCCCGTTCGCACAGCTCTTTCGCGGGCGCAAGCTTGCCATAAAGGCGGCTCTGCTGAACCAGACTCTGCTATCCGGCGTGGGCAATATCTATGCCGATGAGAGTCTGTTCCGAGCTGGCATCCGGCCACGAAGGGCAGCCGGCCGGCTGTCTCGTGCCGAGCTGGAGAAGCTCCGCCTGGCGCTTCAGGCGGTCCTTCTGGACGCGATCCGGCTGGGAGGATCGTCGGTTTCAGATTATGTGGATGCCGAAGGCGTGCGTGGCTTCTTCCAACTCGAGCACCGCGTCTACCAGCGTGCAGGGGAGCCGTGCCTGGTATGCAGTACGCCTATCCGGCGAATCGTCGTAGGCGGGCGCAGCACTCATTACTGCCCGCAGTGCCAGAAGTAG
- a CDS encoding YdcF family protein has product MPRHSAASRTKTRLSARTRLILAGAGVGSVLLLWAILARVFAPAGNTNAGRVDAIIVLGAKIDSDGTPSPALLSRVTEGVREYERGVAPRIIVTGGKTSAYTEADVMARLARAQGVPDSAIVKEPQAENTIQNACYSARIMKQHGWKSAEVVTSPSHLPRAGIVFSHTPLEWRGHVAPSLDSPAEGPSWIASASEVLHTGYYLLYSRWADRCSP; this is encoded by the coding sequence TTGCCCCGGCACAGCGCAGCCTCGCGCACGAAGACGCGCCTTAGCGCACGCACGCGGCTGATCCTGGCGGGTGCCGGTGTTGGCTCCGTGCTGCTGCTCTGGGCCATCCTGGCGCGTGTCTTTGCCCCGGCTGGGAATACGAACGCCGGCCGCGTCGACGCCATCATCGTTCTCGGCGCGAAGATCGATAGCGACGGCACCCCAAGCCCCGCTCTGCTTTCCCGAGTTACCGAAGGCGTGCGCGAATACGAGCGCGGTGTCGCTCCGCGGATCATCGTCACGGGCGGAAAGACCTCGGCGTATACGGAGGCAGACGTAATGGCACGGCTTGCGCGGGCCCAGGGAGTGCCGGACTCTGCCATCGTCAAGGAGCCGCAAGCCGAGAACACAATCCAGAACGCATGCTACTCCGCGCGAATCATGAAGCAGCACGGCTGGAAGTCGGCCGAGGTGGTCACCAGCCCCAGCCATCTGCCCCGCGCGGGGATCGTCTTCTCCCACACCCCTCTTGAGTGGCGCGGCCACGTCGCCCCCTCACTCGATTCACCGGCCGAAGGCCCATCCTGGATCGCCTCGGCGTCTGAAGTGCTTCATACCGGCTACTACCTGCTTTACAGTCGATGGGCTGATCGCTGCTCACCCTGA
- a CDS encoding RNA polymerase sigma factor — MEIDWSQTVRRCMDGDSAAWAELVRAHHKRVYGLCYRFTGSPTDAEDLTQDVFLKIYSNLGSFDTNRGSLQVWITTMTRNLLVDNFRRTKNQRITGSLDDGWDQTEELRPIDRLVGRDPSPHEMAARKELGKMVQEALSHVSVELREAVILRDLQDMDYKEIAQVLQIPEGTVKSRISRGRAELARLLERTKREVM; from the coding sequence TTGGAAATCGACTGGTCGCAGACCGTCCGGCGCTGCATGGACGGCGACTCCGCCGCCTGGGCCGAGCTTGTCCGTGCGCATCATAAACGTGTATATGGACTTTGTTACCGCTTCACCGGTTCGCCCACGGACGCAGAAGACCTTACCCAGGATGTATTTCTGAAGATTTATTCGAATCTAGGCAGCTTTGATACCAATCGGGGCAGCCTGCAGGTATGGATCACGACCATGACCCGTAACCTGCTGGTGGATAACTTCCGTAGAACCAAGAACCAGCGAATCACCGGTTCTCTTGACGACGGATGGGATCAGACCGAAGAATTGCGGCCCATTGACCGCCTTGTGGGACGCGATCCATCCCCCCACGAGATGGCCGCCCGCAAGGAGCTCGGCAAGATGGTTCAGGAAGCGCTGTCTCACGTTTCGGTGGAACTGCGCGAAGCCGTGATATTAAGAGACTTACAGGACATGGATTATAAAGAAATCGCCCAGGTGCTCCAGATACCCGAAGGGACGGTAAAGTCCCGCATCAGCAGAGGCCGCGCGGAACTAGCGCGCCTGCTGGAACGTACTAAACGGGAGGTGATGTAA
- a CDS encoding LiaI-LiaF-like domain-containing protein, which translates to MNRYILIRRLTGPAVLLLIGTLALLHQMGIVERWWHLFWPLLLILIGVLKLAERAALASEPYSDAPYTGYPQQPGGYPGSYQGAYPGAPAQPPAASETSIVPASRNDIDRNGGGL; encoded by the coding sequence ATGAACCGCTATATCCTGATTCGCCGTTTGACGGGACCGGCCGTTCTGCTTCTGATTGGAACCCTGGCGCTGCTGCACCAGATGGGGATTGTCGAGCGCTGGTGGCACTTGTTCTGGCCGCTGCTGCTGATCCTTATCGGCGTGCTGAAGCTAGCCGAGCGCGCGGCGCTCGCCAGCGAGCCGTATTCCGACGCCCCCTATACGGGCTATCCGCAGCAGCCGGGCGGATATCCGGGTTCGTATCAGGGTGCCTATCCGGGCGCACCGGCGCAGCCGCCGGCCGCCAGTGAAACCTCCATCGTCCCGGCGAGCCGGAACGACATCGATCGCAATGGAGGTGGACTATGA